A window of the Sphaerobacter thermophilus DSM 20745 genome harbors these coding sequences:
- a CDS encoding type 1 glutamine amidotransferase domain-containing protein, translating into MSTLDGKRVAMVVAAGFEDSEAIEPKQHLESQGAKVTVIGLQRGTVEGKKGATLEVDATFDEVSVDQFDALVIPGGGSPERLRIHEAPVAFARAFVESGKPVAAICHGPQLLISADVLRGRTVTCVAGIRDDVKNAGATYVDQALVEDGNLITSRIPSDLPQFNEAITRHLAAVASER; encoded by the coding sequence ATGAGCACGCTCGATGGCAAGCGAGTAGCAATGGTGGTCGCGGCCGGCTTTGAGGACTCCGAGGCGATCGAGCCGAAGCAGCACCTGGAAAGCCAGGGTGCGAAGGTGACGGTCATCGGCCTCCAGCGCGGGACGGTCGAGGGCAAGAAGGGCGCGACCCTTGAGGTCGATGCGACCTTCGACGAGGTGAGCGTCGATCAGTTCGACGCGCTGGTGATCCCGGGCGGGGGTTCCCCGGAGCGCCTGCGCATTCACGAGGCGCCGGTGGCGTTCGCCCGCGCATTCGTTGAGTCGGGCAAGCCGGTGGCGGCGATCTGCCACGGGCCGCAGCTCCTGATCTCCGCCGACGTCCTGCGGGGTCGGACCGTCACCTGCGTGGCCGGCATCCGCGACGATGTCAAGAACGCCGGTGCGACCTACGTTGACCAGGCGCTGGTGGAGGACGGCAACCTCATTACCTCGCGCATCCCCTCCGACCTGCCGCAGTTCAACGAGGCGATCACGCGGCACCTCGCCGCGGTCGCGAGCGAGCGGTAG
- a CDS encoding ABC transporter substrate-binding protein gives MEDRTTALLDQLVRLRKEGRISRRQFARLTGGGVGLAAISAFIAACGSEPTPPPQQGGSGGGQSSGGSSATEAPSGTPDAGGGSTEESSGEVKRGGRLTFAIDTAPVGLDPHLATAFSSQMFYEHIYDTLFHFTPDLQVVPSLAESFDVIDEKTYEFKIRQGGKFQDGSPLTVEDVIFSYERMIDPEVKSTRGVWFNQIDGLEAKDDSTLVVYLKNPFAPLIGFMAMPGAAIVSKAFTEANNNDLTAVAMGTGPFQLQEYITNQQGNFTRFADHWRGDVPLVDELVLQITTDEASRMAAIRAQQIDMTRLFDKTNADLLEGEGYQMYKGLSTSYTLTFINCRREPLNDPRVRQALSYAIDRQQFLDTAVFGDGEISGVIPAAEKNWALPVSEYASYKQDIEKAKQLLAEAGYPDGFNVTLTVSPQYQFDVSNAQVLQSQLRPLGINVEIQQVEWGNLLNTINQTRDFDLLNIIYTFQPDPDGYTYNFFHSQSLNNASGLADARVDELLDRGRAETDQAERKKIYDEVQKLLADELVPVLAYYCYYQYLPSQTYVKGYKAIPSLSRIYLRETWLDK, from the coding sequence GTGGAAGACCGTACGACAGCATTGCTCGACCAGCTCGTCCGGCTCCGCAAGGAGGGCCGGATCAGCCGGCGCCAGTTTGCTCGGCTGACCGGTGGCGGGGTCGGCCTGGCGGCTATTAGCGCGTTCATCGCGGCCTGCGGTTCCGAGCCGACCCCACCGCCGCAACAGGGCGGTTCTGGCGGTGGCCAGTCGAGCGGCGGGAGCAGTGCCACTGAGGCGCCCAGCGGCACGCCGGACGCCGGGGGCGGCTCGACGGAAGAGTCCAGCGGTGAGGTCAAGCGGGGCGGCCGGCTGACGTTCGCCATCGACACGGCCCCGGTGGGCCTGGACCCGCACCTGGCTACCGCCTTCTCGTCGCAGATGTTCTACGAGCACATCTACGACACGCTGTTCCACTTCACGCCGGACCTGCAGGTGGTTCCCTCGCTGGCCGAGTCGTTCGACGTCATCGATGAGAAGACGTACGAGTTCAAGATCCGGCAGGGGGGCAAGTTCCAGGACGGCTCGCCGCTGACCGTCGAGGACGTCATCTTCTCCTATGAGCGGATGATCGACCCCGAGGTCAAGAGCACGCGTGGTGTGTGGTTCAACCAGATCGACGGCCTGGAGGCGAAGGACGACAGCACGCTGGTCGTCTACCTGAAGAACCCGTTCGCCCCGTTGATCGGGTTCATGGCGATGCCGGGTGCCGCCATCGTGTCCAAGGCGTTCACCGAGGCGAACAACAACGACCTGACGGCCGTCGCCATGGGCACCGGTCCGTTCCAGTTGCAGGAGTACATCACGAACCAGCAGGGGAACTTCACCCGCTTCGCCGACCACTGGCGCGGGGATGTGCCGCTGGTGGACGAGCTCGTGCTCCAGATCACCACGGACGAGGCGTCCCGAATGGCGGCGATCCGGGCCCAGCAGATCGACATGACCCGCTTGTTCGATAAGACCAACGCCGACCTGCTGGAGGGTGAGGGGTACCAGATGTACAAGGGGCTGAGCACCTCGTACACCCTCACCTTCATCAACTGCCGCCGCGAGCCGCTGAACGACCCACGGGTGCGGCAGGCACTCTCGTACGCGATCGATCGCCAGCAGTTCCTCGACACGGCGGTGTTCGGTGACGGCGAGATCTCCGGTGTCATCCCGGCGGCCGAGAAGAACTGGGCGCTGCCCGTCTCGGAGTACGCGAGCTACAAGCAGGACATCGAGAAGGCCAAGCAGTTGCTCGCCGAGGCGGGTTATCCGGATGGCTTCAACGTCACGCTGACCGTCTCGCCGCAGTACCAGTTCGACGTGTCTAACGCGCAGGTGCTGCAGAGCCAGCTCCGGCCTCTGGGAATCAACGTCGAGATCCAGCAGGTGGAGTGGGGCAACCTGCTGAACACGATCAACCAGACCCGCGACTTCGACCTGCTGAACATCATCTACACGTTCCAGCCGGACCCGGACGGCTACACCTACAACTTCTTCCACAGCCAGTCGCTCAACAACGCCTCGGGACTCGCTGATGCCCGTGTCGATGAGCTGCTCGACCGCGGCCGCGCCGAGACGGATCAGGCGGAGCGTAAGAAGATCTACGACGAGGTCCAGAAGCTGCTGGCGGACGAGCTGGTGCCGGTGCTGGCCTACTACTGCTACTACCAGTACCTGCCGTCCCAGACCTACGTGAAGGGATACAAGGCGATTCCGTCGCTCTCGCGCATCTACCTGCGCGAGACGTGGCTCGACAAGTAA
- a CDS encoding ABC transporter permease, producing MSEVRQSMTLQKGVTALGAQDRVRSRSVWARARRHLARSTSGKVGLVLVALVLLMALVAPLISPHDPYEQSVYRLYGPSFYFPFGTDEFGRDVMSRVIYGARVSLQVGLIAVAIALVVGGVLGLVAGYAEGWVDAVISRILDIVFAFPDILLALALLAVLGPALHNVMIAIGIVYMPSFARIVRGPVLSAKHNEYVEASRVIGARPLRTLFRHILPNVTAPLIVQTTIALSFAILSEAALSFLGLGAQPPTPSWGAMLSGGRRFVEIAPWTAIFPGLAIMIAVLGFNLLGDWLRDVLDPRTVR from the coding sequence ATGAGTGAAGTGCGGCAGTCGATGACGCTGCAGAAGGGGGTAACAGCCCTCGGGGCGCAGGACCGTGTCCGCTCGCGCAGCGTCTGGGCGCGGGCGCGACGCCACCTGGCGCGCAGCACCAGCGGGAAGGTCGGGCTGGTCCTGGTGGCCCTGGTGCTGCTCATGGCGCTCGTCGCGCCGCTCATCTCGCCGCACGACCCGTACGAGCAGTCCGTGTATCGTCTCTACGGGCCGAGCTTCTATTTCCCGTTCGGCACCGACGAGTTCGGGCGCGACGTGATGAGCCGGGTGATCTACGGCGCGCGCGTCTCGCTCCAGGTGGGCCTGATCGCGGTCGCGATCGCACTGGTCGTGGGCGGGGTGCTCGGCCTTGTCGCGGGTTACGCCGAGGGATGGGTCGACGCCGTCATCAGCCGGATCCTCGACATTGTCTTCGCCTTCCCGGACATCCTTCTGGCTCTGGCGCTGCTGGCGGTACTCGGGCCCGCGCTGCACAACGTCATGATCGCGATCGGCATCGTCTACATGCCTTCCTTCGCGCGCATCGTGCGCGGCCCGGTCCTCTCGGCAAAGCACAACGAGTACGTCGAGGCGAGCCGGGTGATCGGGGCTCGCCCGCTGCGCACGCTCTTCCGGCACATTCTGCCGAACGTGACGGCGCCGTTGATTGTCCAGACGACGATCGCGCTCTCGTTCGCGATCCTGTCCGAGGCAGCGCTCTCCTTCCTGGGCCTCGGCGCGCAGCCGCCGACGCCCTCCTGGGGCGCGATGCTCAGCGGCGGCCGGCGCTTCGTCGAGATCGCGCCGTGGACGGCGATCTTCCCCGGGCTCGCCATCATGATCGCGGTCCTGGGGTTCAACCTGTTGGGGGACTGGCTGCGGGACGTGCTCGACCCGCGGACCGTCCGTTGA
- a CDS encoding ABC transporter permease: MLRYVLRRLVALIPVLLGISIVTFALIRLIPGDVVDMILGTEVAGGERADELRRLFGLDQPLYKQYLLWAGDVVRGDLGHSMRTGKPVLDEILGRLPTTIELAAFSVVFALLIAIPAGIIAALKTGTRTEAGVQTLGLLGLSVPNFWLGTLLILVTSRYLGWFPAATYVSFTDDPWRNIQIFILPGIALGAALAAITMRMTRSSLLEVLNREYINTARAKGVAERQVILRHAMKNAMIPVVTVVGIQIGRLLGGAIIIEQVFNLPGIGRLAIDAIQQRDYTMIQGVVLFTTFAFVVINLLVDLLYAFIDPRIRYS, from the coding sequence ATGCTGCGGTACGTGCTCCGGCGGTTAGTGGCACTGATTCCGGTGTTGCTGGGCATCTCGATCGTCACATTCGCGCTCATCCGCCTGATCCCCGGCGACGTCGTGGACATGATCCTCGGAACAGAGGTGGCCGGTGGTGAGCGGGCGGACGAGTTGCGACGGCTGTTCGGGCTCGACCAGCCGCTGTACAAGCAGTACCTGCTCTGGGCCGGTGACGTGGTTCGCGGCGACCTGGGGCATTCAATGCGCACCGGGAAGCCGGTATTGGACGAGATTCTCGGGCGACTCCCCACCACCATCGAGCTTGCTGCCTTCTCGGTCGTCTTCGCCCTGCTCATCGCCATCCCGGCGGGCATCATCGCCGCGCTCAAGACGGGAACCCGAACCGAGGCCGGGGTTCAGACACTGGGCCTGCTCGGACTGTCGGTCCCGAACTTCTGGCTGGGGACGCTGCTGATCCTGGTGACCTCCCGCTATCTCGGCTGGTTCCCCGCGGCGACGTACGTGTCCTTCACCGACGATCCGTGGCGTAACATCCAGATCTTCATTCTGCCGGGGATCGCCCTCGGCGCGGCGCTGGCCGCGATCACCATGCGCATGACCCGCTCGTCCCTGCTGGAAGTGCTGAACCGCGAGTACATCAACACGGCACGCGCCAAGGGGGTGGCGGAGCGCCAGGTGATCCTGCGCCACGCCATGAAGAATGCGATGATTCCGGTCGTGACCGTGGTGGGTATCCAGATTGGGAGGCTGCTCGGCGGGGCGATCATCATCGAGCAGGTGTTCAACCTACCGGGCATCGGCCGGCTGGCGATCGACGCGATCCAGCAGCGCGACTACACGATGATCCAGGGGGTCGTGCTCTTCACGACGTTCGCGTTCGTCGTGATCAACCTGCTGGTCGATCTTCTCTATGCCTTCATTGACCCCCGCATTCGATACTCATGA
- a CDS encoding amidohydrolase — protein sequence MAADVVFLNGRVVTMDPAQPRASGVAVLGNRILAVGDDETIRAAVGPNTRVIDLGGRTLLPGLNDNHCHPVYYGFNLAKIDASPSATPTLDSLLERFAEAAAKEPAGNWIQGRGYDDTRLDVKRHPTRWDLDRVTPNHPAILTRTCGHMSVVNSVALRMAGITAETPDPPGGRIVRDEHGEPTGLLQEHAQDLVRKLIAPPTVADIKEALVAAGERFLSMGITSVAEASLRTSDELAAYQELRREGRLPVRVYLMMIIDNTLDAMEQLGVRTGFGDEWLRIGPAKLLQDGSGGGRTALMSYPYPDEPDNYGIAVYTQEYLDEAFRRAAAAGFQGAAHAIGDRAIDMILTAFERALEAHPQPDPRWRIEHCGLLRPDLLERMRRLNVIAVPQPSFVYYLGDSYIRNFTKEALALSYPARTWFDMGITAVGSSDTPVVPADPWVNIRSAVTRLTQDGQEMGAGQAVTLDEALQMFTINGAYASFEENIKGSITPGKLADLIVVDLDPYEVEAVDLHTVQNDLTMVDGRIVYER from the coding sequence ATGGCAGCGGATGTCGTATTCCTGAATGGACGCGTGGTGACGATGGACCCGGCGCAGCCACGGGCCAGCGGCGTCGCCGTGCTCGGCAACCGGATTCTTGCCGTGGGCGACGATGAGACGATCCGGGCCGCGGTCGGCCCCAACACACGCGTGATCGACCTCGGTGGTCGCACCCTGCTGCCGGGCTTGAACGACAACCACTGCCACCCGGTCTACTACGGTTTCAACCTGGCCAAGATCGACGCCAGCCCGTCCGCAACGCCCACGCTCGACAGCCTGCTGGAGCGCTTCGCCGAGGCCGCGGCGAAGGAGCCCGCCGGGAACTGGATTCAGGGGCGGGGTTACGATGACACGCGTCTCGACGTCAAGCGCCACCCGACTCGCTGGGATCTCGACCGCGTGACGCCCAACCACCCGGCCATCCTGACGCGCACCTGCGGGCACATGTCCGTCGTCAACTCGGTCGCCCTTCGCATGGCCGGGATCACGGCCGAGACGCCGGATCCGCCCGGGGGCCGCATCGTCCGCGACGAGCACGGCGAGCCCACCGGCCTCCTCCAGGAACACGCCCAGGATCTGGTGCGCAAGTTGATCGCGCCGCCCACCGTCGCGGATATCAAGGAGGCGCTGGTCGCCGCCGGTGAGCGCTTCCTCTCGATGGGGATCACCAGCGTGGCCGAGGCCAGCCTACGCACCTCGGACGAGCTGGCTGCGTACCAGGAGCTGCGGCGCGAGGGACGCCTCCCGGTCCGCGTCTACCTCATGATGATCATCGACAACACCCTCGATGCCATGGAGCAGCTCGGGGTGCGCACGGGCTTCGGCGATGAGTGGCTGCGGATCGGCCCCGCCAAGCTCCTGCAAGACGGCAGCGGCGGCGGGCGCACCGCGCTCATGAGCTATCCGTACCCGGACGAGCCGGACAATTACGGCATCGCGGTCTATACCCAGGAGTACCTTGATGAGGCGTTCCGCCGGGCCGCGGCCGCCGGATTCCAGGGTGCGGCTCACGCCATCGGTGACCGCGCCATCGACATGATTCTGACCGCCTTCGAACGGGCGCTCGAAGCACACCCCCAGCCGGATCCCCGCTGGCGCATCGAGCACTGCGGCCTGCTCCGGCCGGATCTGCTGGAGCGCATGCGCCGCCTAAACGTGATCGCCGTGCCGCAGCCCTCGTTCGTCTATTACCTGGGTGACTCGTACATCCGGAACTTCACCAAGGAGGCCCTGGCGCTCTCCTACCCGGCCCGCACTTGGTTCGACATGGGGATCACCGCCGTCGGCAGCTCCGACACGCCGGTCGTTCCGGCCGACCCGTGGGTGAACATCCGCTCGGCGGTGACGCGGCTGACCCAGGACGGCCAGGAGATGGGCGCCGGACAGGCGGTCACGCTGGACGAAGCTCTCCAGATGTTCACCATCAACGGCGCCTACGCCTCCTTCGAGGAGAACATCAAGGGGAGCATCACCCCGGGCAAGCTCGCCGACCTGATCGTGGTCGACCTCGACCCGTACGAAGTCGAGGCCGTGGATTTGCACACGGTCCAGAACGACCTGACCATGGTCGACGGCCGGATCGTCTACGAGCGATAA
- a CDS encoding metal-dependent hydrolase, with the protein MLTIRYLGHSAFALEADGKQVLVDPFLTGNPAGAVTADEVNPTTILLTHAHNDHVGDTVELSKRTGATVFATHELATYLGQKGANAVGANHGGTVAFDGGTAKFVPAWHTSSYLDGDTFVAPGVPAGFVVRFGGQTVYIAGDTCLFGDMALIGEEGLDIAILPIGDHFTMGPADAVRAVKLLKPKVVIPCHYNTFPPIQQDPEQFKRDVEEQTGATCVILKPGEAYQAGS; encoded by the coding sequence ATGCTAACCATCCGCTATCTGGGCCACTCGGCGTTCGCCCTGGAGGCTGACGGCAAACAGGTGCTGGTTGATCCCTTCCTGACGGGCAACCCCGCGGGTGCCGTCACGGCCGACGAGGTCAATCCGACGACTATCCTCCTCACCCACGCGCACAACGACCACGTCGGGGATACCGTCGAGCTCTCGAAGCGCACCGGCGCCACCGTCTTCGCCACGCACGAGTTGGCCACGTACCTCGGGCAGAAGGGCGCCAACGCGGTCGGCGCCAACCACGGCGGCACGGTCGCCTTCGACGGCGGCACGGCCAAGTTCGTTCCGGCCTGGCACACGTCGTCATACCTGGATGGGGACACATTCGTCGCGCCGGGTGTCCCGGCGGGCTTCGTGGTCCGCTTCGGCGGCCAGACGGTGTACATCGCTGGGGACACGTGCCTCTTCGGCGACATGGCGCTGATCGGGGAGGAAGGACTGGATATCGCGATCCTTCCCATCGGTGACCACTTCACGATGGGCCCCGCCGACGCCGTCCGGGCCGTCAAGCTGCTCAAGCCCAAGGTGGTGATCCCGTGTCACTACAACACGTTCCCACCGATTCAGCAGGATCCGGAGCAGTTCAAGCGGGACGTGGAGGAGCAGACCGGGGCGACCTGCGTGATCCTGAAGCCAGGGGAGGCTTACCAGGCGGGTTCGTAA
- a CDS encoding hydroxyacid dehydrogenase, which produces MEGAGQPRILVCDPIDDGALDLLRRHARVDVRTSLAPDELVDIVGGYDGLVVRGTTQITSEVIEAATALRGIARVGFAVDNIDIDAATERGIVVVHSPGARTYAVAEMTIGLILAVLRHIPAADRSVKAGRWERRAFRGRQLRGATVGVIGYGRIGREVARLAHAFGATVKAYTQTPRPLEHAKQVDFQALLASSDIITLHATLTSATRQLINREAIEQMRDGVVIVNTASGGLIDEAALLEALDRGKVAGAGLDVFADEPPSLRALVEHPRVVTTPRIGGSTQEADRAVSELALQSLLAVLRGEQPAVAVNPQGR; this is translated from the coding sequence ATGGAGGGGGCCGGTCAGCCGCGCATCCTCGTTTGCGATCCGATCGACGATGGTGCCCTCGACCTCCTGCGGCGACATGCCCGCGTGGACGTGCGCACCTCGCTCGCCCCTGACGAGCTAGTCGATATCGTCGGCGGCTACGACGGCCTGGTCGTGCGCGGCACCACCCAGATCACCAGCGAGGTGATCGAAGCCGCAACCGCGCTGCGCGGCATCGCCCGCGTCGGCTTCGCCGTCGACAACATCGACATCGACGCCGCCACCGAACGCGGCATCGTCGTGGTGCACTCGCCCGGAGCACGCACGTACGCGGTGGCGGAAATGACCATCGGATTGATACTCGCCGTCCTGCGGCACATCCCGGCGGCCGACCGCTCGGTCAAGGCCGGCCGCTGGGAGCGCCGCGCCTTCCGCGGCCGGCAACTGCGGGGTGCCACGGTAGGCGTCATCGGCTATGGGCGCATCGGCCGCGAGGTGGCTAGGCTCGCCCACGCCTTCGGCGCCACGGTGAAGGCGTACACCCAGACGCCCCGCCCCCTGGAGCACGCCAAGCAGGTCGATTTCCAGGCACTGCTCGCCTCGAGCGACATCATCACCCTGCACGCAACCCTGACATCCGCCACCCGGCAGCTGATCAACCGGGAAGCAATCGAGCAGATGCGCGACGGGGTGGTGATCGTGAACACGGCCTCGGGCGGACTGATCGACGAGGCTGCCCTGCTGGAGGCACTCGACCGTGGTAAGGTAGCAGGGGCGGGGCTCGATGTCTTCGCCGACGAACCGCCGTCCCTGCGGGCACTCGTCGAACACCCTCGCGTCGTGACGACGCCGCGGATCGGCGGCAGCACCCAGGAGGCCGACCGAGCCGTCAGCGAGCTGGCCCTCCAGAGCCTGCTCGCGGTGCTGCGCGGCGAGCAACCCGCGGTCGCGGTCAACCCGCAAGGGCGCTGA
- a CDS encoding DUF3536 domain-containing protein, which produces MRRFLTVHGHFYQPPREDPATGQVPREPGAEPFHDFNEKILAECYRPNAEHGNFDRMSFDLGPTLGLWMARHHPAVLERIVEADRDAVRRTGHGNAVMQSFHHTILPLATERDRHTEIAWGVRWFEHTFGRHPKGIWLPETAVDLATLEACADAGLEFTILSPEQAAGPVDTRFAYRVPLPSGRTFTVVFYEGPLSGTVSFDPISTDSAPAFVDRFILPRFVDVPAGSGDPLVLIASDGEVYGHHHRFKDYFLQDLLYRRAGEAGIEPVSLEHYLALNPPRRETGIRERSSWGCPHELLRWRGDCACTPGGGHWKAGLRAAFDALAERIDALTDQQAAGIVPDIWALRDRYVDVVIGAVELPAWLRSHGLPETGPDAEIIATLMRAQQSRLAMYASCAFYWEDLTRLEAAYGVRSALHAAGLIDELCGTDVRGEFTQRLAGVVGWKTARSAAELYAAAGD; this is translated from the coding sequence ATGCGACGCTTTCTGACGGTTCATGGTCACTTCTATCAGCCCCCGCGCGAGGACCCGGCGACCGGACAGGTGCCGCGCGAGCCGGGCGCTGAGCCATTCCACGATTTCAACGAGAAGATCCTGGCTGAGTGCTACCGGCCGAACGCTGAGCACGGCAACTTCGACCGCATGAGCTTTGATCTGGGGCCGACGCTCGGGCTCTGGATGGCCCGCCACCATCCGGCGGTGCTGGAGCGGATCGTCGAGGCCGACCGCGACGCGGTGCGGCGCACCGGGCACGGCAACGCGGTCATGCAGAGTTTCCACCACACGATCCTGCCGTTGGCGACTGAGCGCGACCGGCACACCGAGATCGCCTGGGGCGTTCGCTGGTTCGAGCACACCTTCGGCCGTCACCCAAAGGGGATCTGGCTGCCCGAAACGGCGGTCGATCTGGCGACGCTGGAGGCGTGTGCCGACGCCGGGCTGGAGTTCACGATCCTGAGCCCGGAGCAGGCGGCCGGCCCGGTCGATACGCGCTTCGCCTACCGGGTACCACTGCCGAGCGGCCGCACCTTCACGGTGGTCTTCTACGAGGGGCCGCTGTCGGGCACCGTATCGTTCGATCCGATCTCGACCGACTCGGCGCCGGCCTTCGTCGACCGCTTCATCCTGCCGCGCTTCGTCGATGTGCCGGCGGGGAGCGGTGATCCGCTGGTGCTGATCGCCAGCGACGGCGAGGTCTACGGCCACCACCACCGGTTCAAGGACTACTTCCTCCAGGATCTGCTCTACCGGCGCGCGGGTGAGGCCGGGATCGAACCGGTGTCGCTCGAGCACTACCTCGCGCTGAACCCGCCCCGGCGGGAGACCGGCATCCGGGAGCGGAGCTCATGGGGCTGCCCGCACGAGTTGCTGCGCTGGCGGGGTGACTGCGCCTGCACGCCGGGCGGCGGGCACTGGAAGGCCGGGCTCCGTGCGGCCTTCGACGCGCTTGCCGAGCGGATCGACGCGCTGACGGATCAGCAGGCCGCCGGGATCGTCCCCGACATCTGGGCGCTGCGCGATCGCTACGTCGATGTCGTTATCGGCGCGGTGGAACTCCCGGCGTGGCTGCGGTCGCATGGGCTGCCCGAGACGGGACCGGACGCAGAGATCATCGCAACGCTGATGCGGGCGCAGCAGAGCCGCCTCGCCATGTACGCGAGTTGCGCCTTCTACTGGGAGGATCTGACCCGCCTCGAAGCGGCCTACGGCGTGCGTTCCGCCCTCCACGCAGCGGGCCTGATCGACGAGCTGTGCGGCACCGACGTGAGGGGCGAGTTCACGCAACGACTGGCCGGTGTGGTCGGCTGGAAGACCGCCCGGTCCGCGGCCGAGTTGTACGCCGCGGCGGGGGACTAG
- the ilvD gene encoding dihydroxy-acid dehydratase, whose protein sequence is MRSDIIKRGFERAPHRSLLRATGAIRSEEDFGKPFIAIVNSYVDIVPGHVHLQRFGQVVKEAVREAGGVPFEFNTIGVDDGIAMGHIGMKFSLPSREIIADSVEAMIRAHQFDAMICIPNCDKIVPGMLMAAMRLDIPTVFISGGPMPAGTMPDGRKVDLISVFEGVGAYQAGKIDDAELRLLEQYGCPSCGSCSGMFTANSMNCLLEALGLALPGNGTILANTPERDELARAAARQVMAVLEADLTPRKIVTQEALDNAFALDMAMGGSTNTVLHGLALAHEAGLDYPLQRINEVSARVPHICKVSPASHWHIEDVHRAGGISAILKEISRKPGVLDLDQMTVTLKTLGENIEGAEIRDPEVIRPLENAYSERGGLAILFGNLAPDGAVVKTAGVDPEMLTHRGPARVFESMEDACSAILSGKIVPGDVVVIRYEGPKGGPGMQEMLAPTANLMGMGLGKDVALITDGRFSGGTRGACIGHVSPEAAAGGPIGLLRDGDIISIDIPNNRLDVELDELDLALRRKAHRPLRKPIDSRFLRRYAHLVTSANTGAVLRDPYAEAEEPAPVATPAD, encoded by the coding sequence ATGCGGTCCGACATCATCAAGCGAGGGTTCGAGCGAGCGCCGCACCGGAGTCTGCTGCGCGCCACCGGTGCGATCCGGTCGGAGGAGGACTTCGGTAAGCCGTTCATCGCCATCGTGAACTCCTACGTCGATATCGTCCCGGGCCACGTGCATCTCCAGCGCTTTGGACAGGTGGTGAAGGAGGCGGTGCGCGAGGCGGGTGGCGTGCCGTTCGAGTTCAACACCATCGGCGTCGACGACGGCATCGCTATGGGCCACATCGGGATGAAGTTCTCGCTGCCGAGCCGGGAGATCATCGCCGACTCGGTGGAGGCGATGATCCGGGCCCATCAGTTCGACGCCATGATTTGCATTCCCAACTGCGACAAGATCGTGCCCGGGATGCTCATGGCCGCCATGCGGCTCGACATCCCGACGGTGTTCATCAGCGGCGGCCCGATGCCCGCCGGGACGATGCCGGACGGGCGCAAGGTGGACCTGATCTCGGTGTTCGAAGGGGTCGGCGCCTACCAGGCGGGGAAGATCGACGACGCGGAGCTGCGCCTGCTGGAGCAGTACGGCTGCCCGAGCTGCGGGTCGTGCTCCGGGATGTTCACCGCCAACTCGATGAACTGCCTGCTGGAGGCGCTGGGCCTGGCGCTACCCGGCAACGGGACGATCCTCGCGAACACGCCGGAGCGTGACGAACTGGCGCGGGCGGCGGCGCGGCAGGTGATGGCGGTGCTGGAAGCGGACCTGACCCCGCGGAAGATCGTCACCCAAGAGGCGCTCGACAACGCCTTCGCGCTCGATATGGCGATGGGTGGCTCGACGAACACGGTGCTGCACGGCCTGGCGCTGGCGCACGAGGCGGGGCTGGACTACCCGCTGCAGCGGATCAATGAGGTCTCGGCGCGGGTGCCGCATATCTGCAAGGTCAGCCCGGCGTCGCACTGGCACATCGAGGACGTGCACCGGGCAGGCGGGATCAGCGCCATCTTGAAGGAGATCTCGCGCAAGCCTGGCGTGCTCGATCTGGACCAGATGACAGTCACCCTGAAGACGCTGGGCGAGAACATCGAAGGCGCTGAGATTCGCGACCCGGAGGTCATCCGGCCGCTGGAGAACGCGTACAGCGAGCGCGGTGGCCTGGCGATCCTGTTCGGCAACCTCGCGCCGGACGGCGCCGTGGTGAAGACGGCCGGAGTCGATCCGGAGATGCTGACGCATCGTGGCCCGGCGCGTGTGTTCGAGTCGATGGAGGACGCCTGCAGCGCGATCCTCTCGGGCAAGATCGTCCCCGGGGACGTAGTGGTCATCCGCTACGAGGGGCCCAAGGGCGGGCCGGGTATGCAGGAGATGCTCGCCCCGACGGCCAACCTGATGGGGATGGGCCTGGGCAAGGACGTGGCGCTCATCACCGACGGACGCTTCTCCGGCGGGACCCGCGGCGCGTGCATCGGGCACGTCTCTCCCGAGGCGGCGGCCGGGGGGCCGATCGGCCTGCTGCGCGACGGCGACATCATCAGCATCGACATCCCGAACAACCGCCTGGACGTCGAGCTTGATGAGCTGGATCTGGCTCTGCGCCGGAAGGCGCATCGGCCGCTGCGCAAGCCGATCGACAGCCGCTTCCTCCGGCGGTACGCGCACCTCGTGACTTCGGCTAACACCGGCGCGGTGCTCCGCGACCCCTACGCGGAAGCGGAGGAGCCCGCACCGGTTGCCACGCCGGCGGACTAG